The following proteins are co-located in the Thermoplasmata archaeon genome:
- a CDS encoding TIGR00296 family protein: MEYADREGELAVRIAREALEAFVMRREKRGFEVPRRFEEKSGAFVTLNTHPGGELRGCIGYPQPFFTLVKSIEKGAEGATEDPRFPRLGPDEVDRITIEVSILTPPQLIDVKRPKDLPKHLTVGVDGLSIAQGPYRGLLLPQVAMEYAWDASEFLSEACMKAGLLADAWLDPQTRVYKFQAEVFGEVEPRGAVVRRNLGAAHAGP; encoded by the coding sequence ATGGAGTACGCGGACCGGGAGGGCGAACTCGCCGTGCGCATCGCGCGCGAGGCGCTCGAGGCGTTCGTGATGCGACGCGAGAAGCGCGGTTTCGAGGTGCCTCGACGCTTCGAGGAGAAGTCCGGCGCGTTCGTGACGCTGAACACGCATCCGGGCGGCGAACTCCGCGGGTGCATCGGATACCCGCAGCCGTTCTTCACGCTCGTGAAGTCCATCGAGAAGGGCGCGGAGGGCGCCACGGAGGACCCGCGGTTCCCTCGGCTCGGGCCCGATGAGGTCGACCGCATCACGATCGAGGTCAGCATCCTGACTCCCCCCCAGCTGATCGATGTGAAGAGACCGAAGGACTTGCCGAAACACCTCACGGTCGGCGTGGACGGGCTGAGCATCGCGCAAGGCCCGTACCGGGGACTCCTCCTGCCGCAGGTCGCAATGGAGTACGCCTGGGACGCCTCGGAGTTCCTGTCGGAGGCGTGCATGAAGGCGGGCCTGCTCGCCGATGCATGGCTCGACCCGCAGACCCGGGTCTACAAGTTCCAGGCGGAGGTCTTCGGCGAGGTGGAACCGCGCGGGGCCGTCGTGCGCCGGAACCTGGGGGCGGCGCATGCGGGTCCTTAG